ACAAGCCTTTGGATTATACCATAAACGACCTTATTTCGGAAATTACGGTACCCTTCAAAGTTTTTAACGGAGGCCCCGTAGAACAGGACAATCTTTATTTCATACATAAGGTACCCCATCTTATCCAGGATAGTATTGAAATTTCTGATGGTATATTCTGGGGTGGTGATTTTGAAAAAACCGTAGAGCTCATCAATAATAAGACCATTACCGCCCAGGACATACGATTTTTTTTAGGATATTCTGGTTGGGATTCAAGTCAGCTGGACCAAGAACTTTCTTCAAAATCGTGGATCGTGGTGCGGAATGAATATGAAAGCGGAATCCTAGAAAAGTCTTCCAATGCTTTTTGGAAGGAAAAAATGGTGGAACTTGGCGGAGACTATCTATTGTGGTCCAATGCCCCTGAAAACCCTTCTTTAAATTAGGCTAACCAATCCTGGCCTTTGCATTCAGTTTCCCTATTAGACTTTTACTGACACTATTGGAATATTCTTTTTTCCGATACTTACTTATAGGTCGTATACCATCAATACTATTGGTTATAAAAAGTTCATCTGCTTTTTGAAGCTCAAACGGTGAAATGGATTCTTCCAACAGCTCAAAATCTTGTGTTGCCGCTATAATCTCCAGTAGTTTTTTCCTAATGATACCATCCAAACTACCATCGCCCAGAGGGGGTGTTTTAATGACCTTATCCTTGACCAAAAAAAGATTGCCATTGATAACCTCGACGACCTGTTTGTTGTTATTGATGAGAATGCAGTTTTCATATCCGTTCTCTTTGGCATAAACACTGGCTACAACATTTAAAATTTTATTGGTCGTCTTTAGATTGGACAACATGTCTTTGTTGACGTAATAGTCTTTAAAAAGCTCTACTTCGTAATGTTCTTCATTAACAAGATAAAACGGCGATTTTAATTCACTTGTTTCAATAATATAAGAAACTTCCTTGGTTTTAGGACTATATAGCCCACCACCATTTCTAAAAACGGTTAACCGCACTCTGGCCGAATTGGTATCCAATCCATTTTCACCAACAGTTTTTAGAATCTGTTCTTCCAAGAATTCCAATGTAAACTCCATGGGTATTTCCATCCTTAGGATACGCATGGAAGACATCAATCTAAAATAGTGGTCCTCCCAAAAGAAAACGGTACCGTTAACACAACGAACCGTCTCAAAAAGAGCATCCCCATACTTTAATCCCCTATTATCGTAGTTTAAAATATCCTTGTCCTTGGAAAGGAGTCTACCATTAAAATTGACCATAAAAAAAGCCTTGAAAAATCAAGGCCAAATATACGTTTTAGTTGAGAATACTGCTATTTAGAGCCAAGTACTTGTTTTAAATCCGATACTTGGTTTTCCCATAGCATTTTAGCTTCATCCACTTCGTCTTCTTCGGCAAAGTCGGTTATGAACAAAGAAACATCTTTAGTAATCTCATCTACAATAATCTTCATCTCAAAAAAGGTGTCATCATCGTTTTCTTCCCAAGAAAACTTAACAAATTCGTCACTCTTTCGCTTCAACATTTTTGCACTTTCTTCGGATCCATCCCATATAAAAGTAAACAACTCACTACGGGAATTTACGTTATCGGCATACCATTCAGATAGGCCTGAAGGAGTAGAAATATATTGGTAAAGCAACTGTGGAGAAGCTTGAATAACAAATTCTATTTCAAATTTAATCTTATCGCTCATTATACTGTTCAGTTTTTCCTTTCAACAATTGATATAGTTTGGGAAGATATAAAAATAAATATCAAATAATAAATTAATAATGAATTTTGATTGGGCAAAAATTAAACTTTATATTTGCAGCCGCTAAAAAGGCATGGCGAGGTAGCTCAGCTGGTTAGAGCGTCGGATTCATAACCCGGAGGCCGAGGGTTCAAGTCCCTCTCTCGCTACAGTAAAACAGGAAAAACCCCAAGACAAAAGTCTTGGGGTCTTAGATAAATCCCAACAGGATTTATTAAAACATATTCTTTACCATTTCGACAGCCTCTCCTTTTATCAACCATGAAATTCCAAAAGGAACTAAGGCAACTACCTCAAGCCAAAAGACAAAATTGTCCAATTTTAAATCCAAAAGAAAGTACAATACCAATATGGCTATTGCACACCACGTTATAATACCACAAGCCCTGTACCACATGTATTGCCATTTACCTTGCTGATTACGGGAAAACTTTACAAATGACATCCATCCCATTAAGAAAACGAAAACCGCAGCGCTTACTAAATGAATATCATCTGTAAAATTGTCATCGTGACCAAACAGAGGAAGAATTCCTTTTCTACAGATAACTTGAATAGTGGCGTTTCCACTTTCCGAACAAGAGGTAGGAACTAAAACAACTATAAGGGCAGCGAATCCAGCAAGATTTGTTATCCAATCGTCTGTAATAAGTTCATCACTGTCCTTCTCGTATCCCTTATATGATATAAGCACCAGTGCCAATGCAGAAAGTACAATGATAAAATACAAAGAAGGTGCAGTCAAATAATAATAGTGGCTAATCGATGAAATTACATCTAAATCGGCCAACAAAGGAAGTGCAAGTGGTAACGACAATCCTAGAATGCCAACCAATTTTCTAATCCTGTAATCTGAAGGTCTTATTTCTCCCATGGTTTATAATTTAAAAATATCATAGCCTAGACCTATTCCAATCCAGGGACGATTGTCATAGTTCCAAGTATTGGATACTGAACCTACCCCGAAATCAAATCCAAAAAATGCACCGATAGCAAACTTATTCCTGCTGTATACATAACCAAAACCCGTGGAAAGAAGTCCTATGCTAAATTCGTCCGAGCCTTTCGGTGCTTCTGAAGTACCATCAGTATTATTAGCGGACAAAGTTTCAGTTCCTGTTCCTAACAGCCCTCCAATTGTATGTTTATTTACAATGGTCCTATTGCCCACTTTTTTACGATAGTGAAATCTAGTGGTTCCCCAAGTATATCCCCCAAAAATGGAAACATTGATTCCAGAGGTAAATGTTTCAGGTACACTTTTTTCTATAATAGTTGTCTCCATCATATCGTTTATTTCCTCAAACAATATCGGATCGTCCTTAAATCTATATTTAAGAGGCAAGACCAAAGTGGATATAGTGATCTCTTGAAAATTAAGCCTAGCAGTTTGACCATCAGATAATTGATAGTATAAAGTCTCTTTATCGTCCTTAAAAGGACTATCGGTAAAGTTCCAGATGTTTACAAACAACTTATCTTTTTCGAAAAGTACATTGGCCTTGTATTTATAATTTTGACCTGTACTGTAGAAATCGGGTTGTGAGGTAGTTTTAACTGCGATATGTTCGAGTAAATCTGGATTCTTTGCTTCCTTTTCAGTAATCGTAATTTTTTTACCATTTAAATCAAATAATTCAGTTGAATTGACAATACTGTTTGCAACCAAAGCTATCTGTTTATCCACTTTTTCTCTTCGCGAATCATTACTCGCCAAAGATTTATATTTAACATAGGAATCTTTGACAAGATATCCTTCTCCAATTGAAGAAGTGAGAATGGGCCTTTCAAAAGACACCAATTTCGGTAATCCTTCAAACGCAAACTGTGCAATAGTTCTCGGTTGAAAAGCTAAATCATATTTTTTCGTTTTTAAACTTAGTTTAGGTCTAACCCTGTATCTTTTTTTCAAAATCTCCTGAGAATGGATTTGCAGACAAAAAATCAAACAGAACAATGATACGAGTATTCTCATATTGGTTTGGTTTTAGTTGGTGAATAAGGTATAGGGGAGTGCTTACAAGTTATTTCATTTCCAAATAATCCCGTTGCAGTAAAACCTCAAAAATTCTATGGATTTCCTACAAATCAGAATTGGGAAATCCAACTATACTTTCATATCTAAAAAACTAAACATGCAACATTGGCAGAACAATCTTAGATAAGCTAAATGAAGTTGAAAATGAGGACTATCCCATGACAAAAAATGAGAATAATTTTGAATTAGCTTGATATTGAATTGTAAAAATAGACTATGTAATATCCATCTTCCGCAACAAAAACGAGGCATTCATATTCTTGCAAACGCCTTCTTTTAACTTATAGTCAAAATAGAGCTCGTCGTTCTCGATTTCTGTTTCAAAAAAGTAGTTTTTTACGTTGTCCAAGCTATTTACTATTGTACAAAGACTGAGATCATGCGTGGCAATAATTCCGGGAACGCCCATACCTACC
The nucleotide sequence above comes from Flagellimonas sp. HMM57. Encoded proteins:
- a CDS encoding YqgE/AlgH family protein; amino-acid sequence: MVSLKPKKGKLLVAEPTLTGDVSFNRSVVLLAEHNNEGSVGFILNKPLDYTINDLISEITVPFKVFNGGPVEQDNLYFIHKVPHLIQDSIEISDGIFWGGDFEKTVELINNKTITAQDIRFFLGYSGWDSSQLDQELSSKSWIVVRNEYESGILEKSSNAFWKEKMVELGGDYLLWSNAPENPSLN
- a CDS encoding aminotransferase class IV, producing the protein MVNFNGRLLSKDKDILNYDNRGLKYGDALFETVRCVNGTVFFWEDHYFRLMSSMRILRMEIPMEFTLEFLEEQILKTVGENGLDTNSARVRLTVFRNGGGLYSPKTKEVSYIIETSELKSPFYLVNEEHYEVELFKDYYVNKDMLSNLKTTNKILNVVASVYAKENGYENCILINNNKQVVEVINGNLFLVKDKVIKTPPLGDGSLDGIIRKKLLEIIAATQDFELLEESISPFELQKADELFITNSIDGIRPISKYRKKEYSNSVSKSLIGKLNAKARIG
- a CDS encoding START-like domain-containing protein; its protein translation is MSDKIKFEIEFVIQASPQLLYQYISTPSGLSEWYADNVNSRSELFTFIWDGSEESAKMLKRKSDEFVKFSWEENDDDTFFEMKIIVDEITKDVSLFITDFAEEDEVDEAKMLWENQVSDLKQVLGSK